GGATGGACACGCTGACCAGTTCCAGCGCGTTTTGCTGCATGCGCGCCAAGGGGGTCAGCGTGTCGACCGGTCGCGCCCCGACCATCGTCACGGCTTGAACCACGTCGTAGTTCAGGGCGATGCGGTAGACATACCAGGGCAACAACAGCCCCGCCATCCACCCCGTGGCGACGACGGCGAGCTGCCATCTGCGCTGCAGGGCGAGCCACAGGCTGGTGGCGACCAGCAGGGGGAAGGCGGCCTTTTTGAGGTAACAAGGCCCCACCGCGAGAACTGCGACCAGCCAGGCATTCGGCCACAGAGGTGGGTTTGGGCGCTGCAGCACCAAGCTGAGGGCCAGCATGGAAAGAGTCAGCGCGCAACTCAGGACGACCTCGATCATCGTGAAATCGATGAAAACGATGTGGAGCTGGCTGAACGCGACCAGGCCGGCGGCCAGCAGGGCCTGCCAGCCGTGAAACTGGAACAGGCGCGTGGCCGTCAGGTGGGTCAGCACGACGGTCGCTAGCGCGAACCCCACGTTGGGCAGTTTGAAGACGGGGATGTTGTGCGGAAAGTCTGGAAATAGCCACCAGATGGGGGCTAACATCGCGGCGTAGGCCGGCGGAACGGTGGTCTCCCAGGCCGAGGGGAGGTACCAGGTTCGCTGGTAGCCATCGCCCGACGCGATGGCTTGGCTGAGGGCCAGGTAAAACCCGTCGTCGTACATCACGTCGATACGCGTCGTGGTGCCCAACCAGTAAGACACAGCCAGCAGCGCGAGGGCGATGAGGTGAAGCATTCGGGGCCAGGTCGCGAATTTTTCAGCTGGCACGGCATCCCTCCCGTATAATGGGGATCGAGCGCGAGGAGGTTCGGTATTCACCACATCATCGGCAATTTGACAGGCCTCAAAAGCAGCCAGGTCAAACAACTCGAAAGACTCTATCGCCGGAGAACGCCGGCAGGGGGCCTATTATCCCACGAACTGGCAGAGCAGATGATGCTCGCGGCGTGGGAGATCCATCGTTCGGTGGCCGTGCTGGTGGATCGCGTGGGCAAGGTGACCCACGTGGTCGTCGGGGAACCCGGCGCGATCGAATTGCCCTCGCTGCGGAAGCGTGAAGCCCAGGCCCGGCTGTCGGGTTGGCGGGGCATCGTGGTCCACCCGGGTGGCGGTGGCATCAACCGCAAGGAACTGGTCGGACTCGCCCGCAACCGGCTGGACGTGCTGGTCGCGCTCGACAGCGAGGGCCCGCGCCCGGCGCAAGCCGACGTCTGGTTGGCTCACCTGTTGCCCGAGGCCGAGGCGGACGGCACGCTGTGGCGGGTGATGTCGCCGATGTCCTTGAAGGCGGCCCTGGCTTTTGACTTCACCACCTGGCTCACCGAGCTGGAAAGCAGCCTGGCCGAGGCTCAGGTCGGGCGAGCGGTCGACTCGTCCGTGGAGCGCGCCGTGCTGGTGGGCGTCCAGACGCCGGCTCTCGATGACACGCAGGCGGCCGAATCGATGGCGGAGCTGGCCGAACTGGCGCGCACCGCGGGAGCCGAGGTGCTCGACCAGACCCTCCAGCGTCGCCGCACGCCCAATCCGGCCACCCACATCGGCAGTGGCAAGGTCGAGGAACTGGCGCTGCGAACGCGGGAATTGGGGGCCACCATGGTCGTCATGGATACCGAGCTCTCGCCCTCGCAGCAGACCAAGCTGGAAGATGCGCTAGATCTCAAGGTCATCGACCGCACCCAGCTGATCCTGGACATCTTCGCGCAACGGGCGCAGACGCGGGAAGGCAAGCTGCAGGTCGAACTGGCCCAGTTGAAGTACAATCTCCCTCGCCTGCGGGGGGTGGGCCTGGCCATGAGTCGCCTGGGCGGCGGCATCGGCACGCGCGGCCCGGGGGAGACCAAGCTGGAGACGGACCGGCGGCGGATCCATCAGCGGGTGGCTCATCTGGAAGCCGAGGTCGATCAGATCAAGAAACACCGCTCCGCCCAGCGCAAGAGTCGTACCAAGCGGGGCATTCCGCAGATTGCCATTATGGGCTACACCAACGCGGGCAAGTCGACCTTGCTCAACCGCCTCACGCGGGCGGACGTGCTGGCCGAGAACAAGCTGTTCGCCACGCTGGATCCGGTCACCCGACGCTTGCGCCTGCCGGGCGGTGCGGAGGTCTTGCTGACGGACACCGTCGGTTTCATCCAGCGCCTGCCGACCCAGCTGGTCGCGGCCTTCCGCGCGACGCTGGAGGAGGTCACCGAGGCCGATGTGCTGCTGCACGTGCTCGACGCCAGTCATCCCAATGTCGAGGAGCACGTGCGTGCGGTGCAGGCCATCCTGGAAGACCTCGAAGTCGGCGAGAAGCCCTACGTGACCGCGCTCAACAAGGTCGATCAGGTGAAGGACCAGGAACGCCTGAGGGCCTTGCGCGAGCTGGTGCCGATGCCGGTCGAGGTCTCGGCCCTGACCGGCGAAGGCCTGCTCGATCTGCTGGCTGCCCTGGAAGCGGAGGCGCGCGTCACGCCCGCGCCCGTGCTGGAAGAACCACCGCCGCCTGGTGGGGACATGGCGGGGCGATTCGCCCCCGGAAAGTGAGGCGTCCTGTGATGAATCCATCCGCCCGCATCGCGGCGGCTG
The genomic region above belongs to Candidatus Sericytochromatia bacterium and contains:
- the hflX gene encoding GTPase HflX, with the protein product MMLAAWEIHRSVAVLVDRVGKVTHVVVGEPGAIELPSLRKREAQARLSGWRGIVVHPGGGGINRKELVGLARNRLDVLVALDSEGPRPAQADVWLAHLLPEAEADGTLWRVMSPMSLKAALAFDFTTWLTELESSLAEAQVGRAVDSSVERAVLVGVQTPALDDTQAAESMAELAELARTAGAEVLDQTLQRRRTPNPATHIGSGKVEELALRTRELGATMVVMDTELSPSQQTKLEDALDLKVIDRTQLILDIFAQRAQTREGKLQVELAQLKYNLPRLRGVGLAMSRLGGGIGTRGPGETKLETDRRRIHQRVAHLEAEVDQIKKHRSAQRKSRTKRGIPQIAIMGYTNAGKSTLLNRLTRADVLAENKLFATLDPVTRRLRLPGGAEVLLTDTVGFIQRLPTQLVAAFRATLEEVTEADVLLHVLDASHPNVEEHVRAVQAILEDLEVGEKPYVTALNKVDQVKDQERLRALRELVPMPVEVSALTGEGLLDLLAALEAEARVTPAPVLEEPPPPGGDMAGRFAPGK